In uncultured Ilyobacter sp., a genomic segment contains:
- a CDS encoding HAMP domain-containing sensor histidine kinase: MWGKINYNLSRKTIIGKKLTNNEKDISHMIQEFESIEKMMSVIYSEKNEGRVIFCILLLLIGKLDLGYVESYYFHYDEESKTLQYKEGYFNLDKIEEEELDEIYNSLSDIIEVEQVPFLKEILEKGEPVYDIKRFTDPTSYTFLSRLNNFSVIPVGYEDKNYGILVMAGNKKLLKMGKRKRELVDIFKYNLSMYLYNRDLEKKELKDDRLKTIGYFANSIVHEFKTPVSVIKGFATLAKNKLDDPQKLRIYLENIITESDRIIEMSDEVGEYAQTRGSLSIEEEFYFQDVVKEIYKKFKNKFERLEIKPIFMEDKKILVRANKKTLSRTVCHILKNVAENVDYKKDNRYVMFRFEEQDGRDVVVFEDNGCGIPEENISKVFSPFYTTKINGTGLGMTIVKEYYEKIGMEIKLESVYGKYTRLTVMI, from the coding sequence ATGTGGGGTAAAATAAATTATAATCTAAGCAGAAAAACAATTATCGGAAAAAAGCTGACAAATAACGAAAAAGATATCTCACATATGATCCAGGAATTTGAATCTATAGAAAAGATGATGTCGGTTATTTACAGTGAAAAAAATGAAGGTAGAGTGATATTCTGCATTCTTCTTCTTTTGATCGGAAAATTAGATTTAGGATATGTTGAGAGTTATTACTTCCACTATGATGAAGAATCTAAAACTCTTCAGTACAAGGAGGGTTATTTCAATCTAGATAAAATAGAGGAAGAGGAGTTAGATGAGATCTATAATTCCCTGAGTGATATTATAGAGGTTGAGCAAGTACCATTTTTGAAAGAGATACTAGAGAAGGGAGAACCTGTCTATGATATAAAGAGGTTTACAGATCCCACATCCTACACATTTCTGAGCAGGCTGAATAATTTTTCTGTAATCCCAGTGGGTTATGAGGATAAAAATTATGGAATTCTTGTTATGGCGGGAAACAAAAAACTTCTTAAAATGGGGAAAAGAAAAAGGGAACTTGTAGATATATTTAAGTATAACTTATCTATGTACCTCTACAACAGAGATCTAGAAAAAAAAGAACTCAAAGATGACAGGCTAAAAACCATAGGATATTTTGCCAACTCCATCGTTCATGAGTTTAAAACACCTGTATCAGTAATAAAAGGCTTCGCAACTCTGGCTAAAAATAAGCTTGATGATCCACAAAAACTAAGGATATATCTAGAAAATATAATAACAGAATCAGACAGGATAATAGAGATGTCTGATGAGGTGGGGGAATATGCTCAGACAAGGGGTAGCCTTAGTATAGAGGAAGAGTTTTATTTTCAAGACGTTGTAAAAGAGATCTATAAAAAATTTAAAAACAAATTTGAAAGACTGGAAATAAAGCCTATATTTATGGAGGATAAAAAAATATTGGTGAGGGCCAATAAAAAAACTCTTTCAAGAACAGTATGTCATATTCTAAAAAATGTGGCAGAAAATGTTGACTATAAAAAAGACAATAGATATGTAATGTTCAGATTTGAGGAACAGGATGGAAGAGATGTCGTAGTATTCGAAGATAATGGTTGCGGAATACCAGAAGAAAATATATCCAAGGTATTTTCTCCATTTTATACTACAAAAATAAATGGAACAGGACTTGGAATGACCATAGTAAAAGAGTACTACGAAAAAATAGGAATGGAAATAAAACTAGAGTCAGTCTATGGAAAATACACTAGACTGACAGTTATGATATAG
- a CDS encoding septal ring lytic transglycosylase RlpA family protein, which translates to MKNKFNIFIILIVLLVSGCSAVSKKTEVYSKTHTLRGMASWYGKEFHGRLTASGEKYNIRYYTAAHKSLPFGTIVRVTNLNNGKSVRVKINDRGPFVKGRVIDLSPKAFESIASLNSGVVPVKIEILDDSETFRYKS; encoded by the coding sequence ATGAAAAATAAATTTAATATTTTTATAATTTTGATAGTTTTACTAGTATCTGGATGTTCTGCTGTTTCAAAGAAAACAGAAGTTTATTCTAAAACTCATACTCTAAGGGGCATGGCTTCCTGGTATGGAAAAGAGTTCCATGGGCGGCTAACTGCCAGCGGTGAAAAGTATAATATTAGATATTATACTGCAGCACACAAATCTCTTCCTTTTGGTACCATAGTGCGTGTCACTAATTTGAACAATGGAAAAAGTGTGAGGGTAAAGATAAATGACCGTGGACCTTTTGTAAAGGGAAGGGTAATAGACCTAAGCCCAAAGGCCTTTGAAAGTATAGCTTCGCTCAATAGCGGAGTGGTACCTGTAAAAATAGAGATTTTAGATGACTCAGAAACATTCAGATACAAGAGCTAA
- a CDS encoding DUF1097 domain-containing protein, translated as MTKKEYIVGPIIVAVIAMSVQVIDQTSILNILAIGAGFGWVSFQAWACYFLAGCTPKGGIRTFNSYLLGCIASIAIMILGGTLSQVLGFFGFPIAILICVVPVICLEKSGEWFDFVPALFIGAGAFFGFMSYVPGATYVNATVTIMIYCLLGLLAGYFTILFRTKYEMILNK; from the coding sequence ATGACTAAAAAAGAATATATAGTGGGTCCAATAATTGTAGCGGTTATAGCCATGTCAGTTCAGGTAATAGATCAAACTTCAATTTTAAATATTTTAGCAATAGGTGCTGGATTTGGATGGGTTTCTTTTCAAGCATGGGCTTGTTATTTTTTAGCAGGATGTACACCTAAAGGCGGGATAAGAACATTTAATAGTTATCTATTGGGGTGTATAGCTTCTATTGCCATAATGATATTAGGTGGAACTTTGTCTCAAGTACTTGGATTTTTCGGATTTCCAATAGCAATCTTAATATGTGTTGTTCCTGTTATATGTCTGGAAAAATCAGGTGAATGGTTTGATTTTGTACCGGCTTTATTTATAGGTGCAGGGGCATTCTTTGGATTTATGAGTTACGTTCCAGGAGCCACATATGTAAATGCTACTGTGACTATAATGATCTATTGTTTGCTAGGATTATTAGCCGGATATTTTACTATTTTATTTAGAACAAAATATGAAATGATTTTAAATAAATAA
- a CDS encoding sugar-binding domain-containing protein, translated as MTKFIILLYNVLTNNILECFLMIYEIDKIKKIVDVARMYYEQNLTQNEIAKALSISRPSISKMLAEAKNLGIVKITITSPLEQNEELLKNIKETFNLKGGIIVHGAASEKVNNAFITNESAVYIMDKLTKANKIGLGWGKMINSIVKRISETSSVKTSGVICPLLGNSVTPYEEYHPDSLVRELGEKMGLKPFYIYSPTFFESKEEFEGFLNLENQKIINNLWNSLDIAILNIDNHPSVPDFATASRFGESLHIKKIIGHMISYYYNIDGEILDSSSDYTNHISLADLKNTKTVIGVCSADTNVKSVIGALKTGLITHLIIDDELAGKVLEAISK; from the coding sequence GTGACAAAATTTATAATTTTATTGTATAATGTTCTAACAAATAATATTTTGGAGTGTTTTCTGATGATTTATGAGATTGATAAAATAAAAAAAATTGTAGATGTTGCTAGGATGTATTATGAACAAAATTTGACACAAAATGAAATAGCCAAAGCTTTATCTATCTCTAGGCCATCTATAAGTAAAATGCTGGCTGAAGCAAAAAATTTAGGGATCGTAAAAATTACTATAACTTCTCCTCTTGAACAAAATGAAGAACTTTTAAAAAATATAAAAGAGACTTTTAATCTAAAAGGTGGAATTATAGTTCATGGAGCAGCTTCTGAAAAAGTAAACAATGCTTTTATAACCAATGAAAGTGCAGTATATATAATGGATAAGTTAACCAAGGCTAATAAAATAGGGCTTGGTTGGGGAAAAATGATAAATTCCATTGTAAAAAGAATAAGTGAAACCTCTTCTGTAAAAACTTCGGGAGTAATCTGTCCATTGCTGGGTAACTCGGTAACTCCTTATGAAGAATATCATCCTGATTCCCTTGTAAGAGAATTAGGGGAAAAAATGGGACTTAAGCCATTTTATATATATTCCCCAACATTTTTCGAAAGTAAAGAAGAATTCGAAGGCTTTTTAAATTTGGAAAATCAAAAGATAATAAATAATCTTTGGAATTCTTTAGATATTGCCATATTAAATATAGATAATCATCCATCAGTACCTGATTTTGCAACTGCTTCACGTTTTGGTGAAAGTTTACATATAAAAAAAATTATTGGTCACATGATTTCATATTACTATAATATAGATGGTGAAATTTTAGATAGTTCTAGTGACTATACAAACCATATTAGTTTAGCTGATCTTAAAAATACCAAAACAGTGATCGGAGTTTGTTCTGCTGATACAAATGTTAAATCAGTAATCGGAGCTCTAAAAACAGGCTTAATAACACATCTTATAATAGACGATGAGTTGGCAGGAAAGGTTCTAGAAGCAATAAGTAAATAG
- a CDS encoding sigma-70 family RNA polymerase sigma factor, translating into MNISNYLKEISHYPLLTKEEEIEFALKAQNGDESAQEKLVTSNLRLVVSIAKKYINIGIPVLDLIQEGNIGLIKAVSKFDTTMDKRFSTYATFWIKQSILRYISSNKGVIRYPTYIYDNISKINKFIRDYKNKYGSVPSIETIATGLEFKKKDVEKYLNIFEQSLNSLEESYGENGDLHSIIPSDDLFEEQIITDSVNEELISNLKILNSKERDVIIHRFGLFNKNVLTLEEIGNHLNLTRERIRQIQLKAIDKLRDKFRYTM; encoded by the coding sequence ATGAATATATCCAATTATCTAAAAGAGATAAGTCACTATCCCCTCTTAACCAAGGAAGAGGAGATAGAATTTGCCTTGAAAGCCCAGAATGGAGACGAATCAGCTCAAGAAAAGCTGGTCACATCCAACCTAAGACTCGTAGTTAGTATAGCAAAAAAATACATAAACATTGGCATTCCTGTATTAGATCTCATACAAGAGGGGAATATCGGACTGATCAAAGCGGTCAGTAAGTTTGACACTACCATGGATAAAAGGTTTTCCACTTATGCTACTTTTTGGATAAAACAGAGTATTTTAAGATATATTTCATCAAATAAAGGGGTTATAAGATATCCCACTTATATCTATGATAATATCTCAAAAATAAATAAATTTATAAGAGATTACAAAAATAAATATGGTTCTGTTCCCTCTATTGAAACTATCGCCACAGGACTTGAATTCAAGAAAAAAGATGTGGAGAAATATCTAAATATCTTCGAACAATCCCTCAATTCCCTTGAGGAATCCTACGGAGAAAACGGAGACCTTCACAGCATTATTCCTAGTGATGATCTTTTCGAAGAGCAGATAATAACAGACAGCGTAAATGAAGAACTTATAAGTAATTTAAAAATACTCAATTCAAAAGAGAGAGACGTCATCATACACAGGTTTGGACTTTTCAACAAAAATGTCCTTACTCTAGAAGAAATAGGAAACCATTTAAACCTAACCAGAGAGCGAATAAGGCAAATTCAGCTCAAAGCAATCGATAAGCTAAGAGACAAGTTTAGGTATACTATGTAA
- the ruvC gene encoding crossover junction endodeoxyribonuclease RuvC: MRVLGIDPGTATVGYGIVDFKNNNYDTVTYGCIYTDKDLPMSKRLEKIYDELYALIEEYKPAHMAVEELFYFKNNKTVISVGQARGVIILCGEKQGLCLDSYTPLQVKMGITGYGKSEKKQVQIMVQKILKLNELPEPDDAADALAIAVTHINSLNSGCYNISSDKNICGKKIGSGKLTAKEYRELLNIK; the protein is encoded by the coding sequence GTGAGAGTTTTAGGTATTGATCCGGGAACTGCAACAGTGGGATACGGAATCGTAGATTTTAAAAATAATAATTATGATACAGTAACTTATGGATGTATATATACAGACAAAGATCTTCCCATGTCAAAAAGGCTTGAAAAAATATATGATGAACTTTATGCTCTCATAGAAGAATATAAGCCCGCTCATATGGCAGTGGAGGAGCTTTTTTATTTTAAAAACAATAAAACAGTGATTAGTGTGGGTCAGGCAAGAGGAGTAATAATCCTCTGCGGGGAGAAACAGGGACTTTGTTTAGACAGTTACACCCCACTTCAGGTAAAAATGGGGATAACTGGATATGGAAAATCTGAAAAAAAACAAGTTCAGATTATGGTTCAGAAGATACTGAAATTAAATGAACTTCCAGAGCCTGACGATGCTGCAGATGCCTTAGCCATAGCAGTAACTCACATAAATTCATTAAATTCAGGTTGTTATAATATATCTTCTGATAAAAATATATGTGGGAAAAAAATAGGAAGTGGAAAGCTTACAGCGAAGGAATACAGGGAACTGCTTAACATCAAATAA
- a CDS encoding FAD-dependent oxidoreductase: protein MEKIYDMIIIGGGPAGLTAAIYAGRAQLNVLVIEKREIGSLISAHKIDNYPGFPEGITGRELYQLKKEHALKYNVKIVEGTFLELDIFSEPKIVKTDVENYHGKSVIIASGWPKNSVKKVKGEEEFIGKGVSYCATCDGAFTRNLKVGLFGQGDEVAEEALFLTRYSKEIFIFSKEENLKCNQELKNALLSHDNVKIIPNSSIVEIKGNDYVEEVVVSREGIEETYPLDYTFLYLGTRSTEELFSGFAKLDPNGYIITGEDMKTEVDGVYAAGDIRSKSIRQVTTAVADGTIASLEAAKYILKQKKER from the coding sequence GTGGAAAAAATATATGATATGATAATTATAGGGGGAGGACCTGCAGGGCTTACAGCTGCCATATATGCAGGCCGTGCACAGTTAAATGTTTTGGTAATAGAAAAAAGAGAGATCGGAAGCCTGATTTCTGCTCATAAAATAGACAATTATCCTGGGTTCCCTGAAGGGATAACAGGCAGAGAGCTTTACCAGCTGAAAAAGGAACATGCTTTAAAATATAATGTAAAAATTGTAGAGGGAACTTTTCTTGAACTAGATATTTTCTCGGAACCAAAGATTGTTAAAACCGATGTAGAAAATTATCATGGAAAATCTGTGATAATAGCCAGCGGATGGCCGAAAAACAGTGTGAAAAAGGTAAAAGGAGAGGAAGAATTCATAGGAAAGGGAGTATCCTACTGTGCCACATGTGACGGGGCCTTTACGAGAAATCTAAAGGTTGGTTTATTCGGTCAGGGGGACGAAGTGGCAGAAGAGGCACTTTTTCTGACAAGATACTCTAAAGAGATATTTATTTTTTCAAAGGAAGAAAATCTTAAATGCAATCAGGAATTAAAAAATGCTCTTTTATCCCATGATAATGTAAAAATAATCCCAAATAGCAGTATTGTTGAAATAAAGGGAAATGATTATGTGGAAGAAGTTGTTGTATCAAGAGAGGGTATAGAAGAAACTTATCCTTTAGATTACACCTTTTTATATTTAGGAACAAGGTCCACAGAGGAACTTTTTTCTGGCTTTGCCAAACTAGACCCTAATGGCTACATAATAACTGGAGAAGATATGAAAACCGAGGTAGACGGTGTCTATGCAGCGGGAGATATAAGATCTAAGTCCATAAGACAGGTCACCACAGCAGTGGCAGACGGAACAATAGCATCATTAGAAGCAGCCAAGTATATACTGAAACAAAAAAAAGAGAGATGA
- a CDS encoding aspartate ammonia-lyase yields the protein MRIEKDGIGELEIPKTRYYGIHTQRAAENFYLKNGKKTNPELIKSFALVKLAAAEANFKAGKLDEDKKNYIVRACERVYNGDLESEFPLSAIQGGAGTSTNMNANEVIANAALEEMGEEKGRYDLINPIEDVNLSQSTNDVYPTAVKITVIRILRELVTEAMTLQEELQKKEKEFSSIFKLGRTQLQDAVPLTLGQSFGAFAEAISRDRWRLYKIEERIRRINIGGTAIGTGVGASLKYRYYVTEELKRLTGYGLARAENLIDATQNLDVFVEVSGLLKTMAVNLNKISNDLRLMSSGPNGGIGEIKLPSIQMGSSIMPGKINPVGAEFIKQIFHKVQGNDLIISAAAAEGEFELNALTPIISESVLESIEVLRDGIKIFREKVVKGITADKEKCEKHLRASLSTITSHIDQLGYELLSEILKECEKTGKSYDEILKEKGLVKE from the coding sequence ATGAGAATTGAAAAAGACGGTATAGGGGAACTAGAAATACCTAAAACCAGATATTACGGAATACACACTCAAAGAGCGGCAGAAAATTTCTACCTTAAAAATGGGAAAAAAACAAACCCAGAATTGATAAAGAGCTTTGCCCTGGTCAAACTTGCTGCTGCCGAGGCCAATTTTAAAGCTGGAAAACTCGATGAAGATAAAAAAAACTATATCGTAAGAGCCTGTGAAAGGGTGTATAATGGAGATCTAGAATCTGAGTTCCCACTCTCTGCCATCCAGGGAGGTGCAGGTACTTCTACAAATATGAATGCAAATGAGGTAATTGCAAATGCTGCCCTAGAAGAGATGGGAGAAGAAAAGGGAAGATATGATCTCATAAACCCCATAGAAGATGTCAACCTCAGCCAGAGTACCAATGACGTGTACCCTACTGCAGTAAAGATAACTGTAATCAGAATCCTAAGAGAACTGGTAACAGAAGCCATGACTCTCCAAGAGGAACTGCAAAAAAAAGAAAAAGAGTTCTCCTCTATATTCAAATTGGGAAGAACACAGCTTCAAGATGCCGTCCCCCTCACCTTGGGGCAGAGTTTCGGAGCCTTTGCCGAAGCTATATCTAGAGACCGTTGGAGGCTATACAAGATAGAAGAAAGGATAAGGAGAATCAACATCGGGGGAACTGCCATAGGAACCGGTGTAGGGGCAAGTCTGAAATATCGTTATTATGTGACTGAAGAACTAAAAAGACTAACAGGATACGGTCTCGCAAGGGCAGAAAATCTAATAGATGCCACTCAAAACCTAGATGTTTTTGTAGAGGTGTCAGGTCTTCTGAAAACAATGGCCGTTAACTTAAATAAGATATCCAATGATCTTAGGCTTATGTCTTCGGGGCCAAATGGCGGTATAGGGGAGATAAAACTTCCTTCTATACAGATGGGGTCCTCTATAATGCCTGGAAAAATAAACCCTGTAGGAGCAGAATTTATAAAGCAGATATTTCATAAAGTACAGGGAAATGACCTGATTATTTCGGCGGCGGCGGCTGAGGGAGAGTTTGAGTTAAATGCACTCACTCCTATTATTTCCGAGTCTGTCCTGGAAAGTATAGAGGTTTTAAGAGACGGGATTAAGATATTCAGAGAAAAGGTCGTCAAAGGTATTACTGCTGATAAAGAAAAATGCGAAAAACATCTGAGAGCTAGCCTTTCAACTATAACTAGCCATATAGACCAGCTAGGTTATGAACTTCTATCTGAAATTCTGAAAGAATGTGAAAAAACTGGAAAATCATATGATGAAATTTTAAAAGAGAAGGGTCTAGTAAAGGAGTGA
- the hydF gene encoding [FeFe] hydrogenase H-cluster maturation GTPase HydF: MSELNKTPSSNRLHIAIFGKRNMGKSTLINALTGQNLAIVSEYAGTTTDPVYKAMEILPIGPCVIIDTAGLDDLGDLGELRVKKSLEVLKKTDIALLTVTGEGFSDFDREIIKLLEEKNIPFITVINKKDIIPTDAEFIKELKTKEIPHVAVSAQLKEEIHTLKELIIKFSPNEFEQPTIVGDLINPGESIVLVIPVDTGMPKGRLILPQVQTMRDILDNDGIFHVCKERELRWTLDKLKDKPKLVITDSQEFSKVSADTPDDILLTSFSILFARYKGDLMKMVKGAKILKNLKAGDKVLMAEACTHHAQPDDIGRVKIPRWIRQNIESDLTFDFCAGRDYPDNLSDYKLVIHCGGCTLNRKEMLSRIEASSVQGVPVLNYGLCIATLHGILDRALKPFPEVYFEWLED; this comes from the coding sequence ATGTCCGAACTTAATAAAACTCCTAGTTCCAACAGGCTTCACATAGCTATATTTGGAAAAAGGAATATGGGAAAATCCACACTTATAAATGCCCTCACAGGGCAAAACCTTGCCATAGTTTCAGAATATGCAGGTACCACAACAGACCCGGTTTATAAGGCTATGGAGATCCTTCCAATAGGTCCCTGTGTCATAATCGACACCGCGGGACTTGATGACCTAGGGGATCTAGGGGAACTCAGGGTCAAAAAAAGTCTCGAAGTTTTGAAAAAAACCGATATTGCCCTTCTCACAGTTACAGGAGAGGGATTTAGTGACTTTGACAGAGAGATAATAAAACTTTTAGAGGAAAAAAACATCCCTTTTATAACAGTTATAAACAAAAAAGATATAATCCCAACAGATGCAGAATTCATCAAAGAATTAAAAACAAAAGAGATCCCTCATGTAGCTGTATCGGCACAACTTAAAGAGGAGATTCATACCCTAAAAGAACTCATTATTAAATTTTCTCCCAATGAATTTGAACAGCCTACCATAGTTGGAGACCTAATAAATCCAGGGGAAAGCATAGTTCTTGTGATACCTGTAGACACTGGAATGCCAAAGGGAAGGCTCATCCTTCCCCAGGTACAGACTATGAGGGACATCCTAGACAATGACGGGATCTTTCATGTGTGCAAGGAGAGAGAGCTTCGGTGGACCCTTGATAAATTAAAAGATAAACCCAAACTGGTAATCACCGACTCTCAGGAATTTTCAAAGGTTTCAGCAGATACTCCAGATGATATTCTCCTTACATCCTTCTCCATACTTTTTGCAAGATACAAGGGGGATCTAATGAAGATGGTCAAGGGAGCGAAAATATTAAAAAATCTAAAGGCCGGGGACAAGGTCCTCATGGCAGAGGCTTGTACACATCATGCCCAGCCAGACGATATCGGCAGGGTAAAAATCCCCAGATGGATTCGTCAGAACATCGAAAGTGATCTCACCTTTGACTTTTGTGCAGGAAGAGATTATCCGGACAATCTTTCAGATTATAAGCTTGTAATACACTGCGGAGGCTGCACTCTAAACAGAAAAGAGATGCTTTCTAGGATTGAAGCCAGTTCAGTACAGGGAGTCCCTGTACTAAATTACGGACTCTGCATAGCCACTCTCCATGGAATTTTAGACAGGGCACTGAAACCTTTTCCAGAGGTATATTTCGAATGGCTAGAAGATTAA
- the lsrF gene encoding 3-hydroxy-5-phosphonooxypentane-2,4-dione thiolase — protein MADLEGNKNAKNFHLDKKSKLEGFHVKGLNHSDWGMKTRLSKIFNEKSGNSVILAFDHGYIMGPTSGLERLDIAVPPLLPHIDVLMATRGGLRSCISPACGKGIALRCTAGRSVLDDDMSNEFKVVGIEEVIRMNASCMAIQVFIGSKNQHENLKELNRAVNEGMQYGIPIMGVVAVGKEMSRTKEYFLLATRMIAEFGAHIIKTYYCEGFEEIVAACPVPIVVAGGKKVPEKDALTLTYKAIKAGARGVDMGRNIFQAENPVAMAEAVNLIVHKKYTDEKAYEVYLKNK, from the coding sequence ATGGCAGATTTAGAGGGAAATAAAAATGCTAAAAATTTTCATTTGGATAAAAAATCAAAATTAGAAGGGTTTCATGTTAAGGGTTTAAATCATAGTGACTGGGGGATGAAAACAAGGCTGTCAAAGATATTTAATGAAAAATCTGGAAACTCGGTGATTTTGGCTTTTGATCACGGATATATAATGGGTCCCACATCTGGTTTAGAAAGACTGGATATAGCAGTTCCTCCATTACTACCTCACATAGATGTACTCATGGCAACAAGGGGAGGACTCAGGAGTTGCATATCTCCTGCTTGTGGCAAAGGAATCGCTCTGAGGTGCACAGCAGGAAGGTCTGTATTAGACGACGATATGTCAAATGAATTTAAGGTGGTTGGTATAGAGGAAGTAATAAGAATGAACGCTTCGTGTATGGCTATTCAGGTTTTTATTGGTTCCAAAAATCAACATGAGAATTTGAAAGAGCTTAACAGAGCGGTGAATGAGGGGATGCAGTATGGCATACCCATAATGGGAGTAGTTGCAGTAGGAAAAGAAATGAGCAGAACAAAAGAATATTTTCTGCTGGCAACAAGAATGATTGCTGAATTTGGAGCTCATATAATAAAAACATACTACTGTGAAGGATTTGAAGAAATAGTAGCAGCCTGTCCTGTTCCCATTGTAGTAGCAGGAGGGAAAAAAGTACCGGAAAAAGACGCCTTAACCCTTACATATAAGGCCATAAAGGCAGGGGCTAGAGGTGTAGACATGGGAAGGAATATTTTCCAGGCAGAAAATCCTGTAGCCATGGCAGAAGCCGTAAACCTCATCGTACATAAGAAATATACAGATGAAAAAGCATATGAAGTTTATCTAAAGAATAAATAG
- a CDS encoding MBL fold metallo-hydrolase: MKIKTFYLGEMMSCAYLTWDEDTKEAFLFDCGGENLENLFAFLRANELTLKKVIFTHGHHDHIVGLEKLLQHISDVEIYIGEEEEKFLADANLNLSAFLGKSFTYEGKVKTVKEGDMIGGFKVIDTPGHTVGSKCYYNSKEKIMISGDTLFRRSYGRYDLPTGNGEVLFKSLGKICNEYPGETKVYSGHTEVTTIGEEKVFLQMNGLI; encoded by the coding sequence ATGAAAATAAAAACATTTTATTTGGGCGAAATGATGTCTTGTGCTTATCTTACTTGGGATGAGGATACAAAAGAGGCTTTTCTTTTTGACTGCGGTGGAGAAAACCTAGAAAACCTTTTTGCATTTTTGAGAGCCAATGAACTGACTTTAAAAAAAGTAATATTTACTCATGGACACCATGACCATATAGTGGGATTAGAAAAACTTCTTCAGCATATTTCAGATGTAGAGATTTATATAGGGGAAGAGGAAGAGAAGTTTCTCGCTGATGCCAACTTAAATCTTTCGGCCTTTTTAGGAAAAAGTTTCACCTATGAAGGGAAGGTAAAAACTGTAAAAGAGGGAGATATGATAGGAGGATTTAAGGTTATTGATACTCCAGGGCATACAGTGGGATCAAAATGCTACTATAACTCCAAGGAAAAAATAATGATCTCAGGAGATACACTTTTTAGAAGAAGCTATGGTAGATACGATCTGCCTACAGGCAACGGGGAAGTTTTATTCAAAAGCTTGGGGAAAATATGTAACGAATATCCAGGAGAAACAAAGGTTTACAGCGGACATACAGAGGTTACTACTATTGGAGAAGAAAAAGTATTTCTTCAGATGAACGGTCTTATTTAA
- the trmL gene encoding tRNA (uridine(34)/cytosine(34)/5-carboxymethylaminomethyluridine(34)-2'-O)-methyltransferase TrmL, which produces MNIVLLNPEIPYNTGNIGRSCVLTNTALHLIKPMGFSLDEKQIKRAGLDYWNSVDLHTWNSLEELIKANPNSNFYFATTKTKKNYSDVKYEKDDFIVFGPESRGVPEEILEANKENCITIPMIKMGRSLNLSNSAAIILYEALRQTGFDF; this is translated from the coding sequence ATGAATATAGTTTTGCTGAATCCAGAGATACCTTATAACACTGGGAATATAGGGAGAAGTTGTGTTCTCACAAATACCGCACTTCACCTAATAAAACCCATGGGATTTTCTCTAGATGAAAAGCAGATAAAAAGAGCGGGTCTAGATTACTGGAACAGCGTAGACCTTCACACTTGGAACAGCCTAGAAGAACTCATAAAGGCCAACCCTAATTCGAATTTTTATTTTGCAACAACCAAGACAAAGAAAAATTATTCAGATGTAAAATATGAAAAAGATGATTTTATTGTTTTCGGACCTGAATCTAGAGGAGTTCCAGAAGAGATACTAGAGGCAAATAAGGAAAATTGTATAACAATACCGATGATAAAAATGGGGAGATCTCTGAATCTTTCAAATTCTGCAGCGATAATTTTATATGAAGCTCTGAGACAGACTGGATTTGATTTTTAA
- a CDS encoding metalloregulator ArsR/SmtB family transcription factor codes for MEIDKAVLLFKMMSNPIRLGILKELSENGVLCVSKLEEAIGSSQSSTSQHLAHLRNSGILTCQKNGKKVCYTIADKDVEQLIKGLELEEN; via the coding sequence GTGGAAATTGATAAGGCTGTCTTATTGTTTAAAATGATGTCAAATCCCATAAGGCTTGGAATCTTAAAGGAGCTTTCTGAAAACGGTGTCCTTTGTGTAAGTAAGCTAGAAGAGGCCATAGGGTCTTCCCAGTCTAGTACTAGTCAACACCTTGCACATCTCAGAAACTCTGGAATACTTACTTGTCAGAAGAACGGTAAGAAGGTATGTTATACCATAGCTGACAAGGATGTGGAGCAACTTATAAAAGGACTTGAACTAGAGGAAAATTAA